Proteins encoded together in one Deinococcus hopiensis KR-140 window:
- a CDS encoding single-stranded DNA-binding protein, producing MLHIEFITDLGARVTVDVESADKLLDVQRHYGRLGWTSGEVPLGGYQFPLDNEPDFDWTLIGARKWTNPEGEEMVLHKGHAYRRRELEAVDSRKMKLPAAVKYSRGAKNTDPEHVREKADGEFEYVTLAIFRGGKRQERFATPGGPRMAGPATAPARPSPARSQPAVRPAAVAVADEETPF from the coding sequence ATGCTGCATATCGAATTCATCACCGATCTGGGCGCGCGGGTCACCGTAGACGTGGAAAGTGCCGACAAGTTGCTGGACGTTCAGCGCCACTACGGGCGGCTGGGCTGGACGAGCGGCGAGGTGCCCCTGGGCGGCTACCAGTTTCCGCTTGACAACGAGCCCGATTTCGACTGGACCCTTATCGGCGCGCGTAAGTGGACCAACCCCGAAGGCGAGGAAATGGTCTTGCACAAGGGCCACGCCTACCGCCGCCGCGAGCTGGAAGCGGTGGACAGCCGCAAGATGAAGCTTCCGGCCGCCGTGAAGTACAGCCGTGGCGCGAAGAATACGGACCCCGAGCACGTGCGCGAGAAGGCGGACGGCGAGTTCGAGTACGTCACCCTCGCCATTTTCCGGGGCGGCAAGCGCCAGGAGCGCTTCGCCACACCTGGCGGCCCCCGCATGGCGGGTCCAGCCACGGCTCCTGCCCGTCCCAGTCCCGCCCGGTCCCAGCCTGCAGTTCGCCCCGCAGCGGTGGCCGTCGCAGACGAGGAAACTCCCTTCTAG
- a CDS encoding M42 family metallopeptidase produces the protein MSATPTPSDSAGSTSLSDLAFTLDVLLRLLRTPSPTGFTEAAVRLIERELDALGVSSHRTKKGALTWEVPGTGEGHVAFSGHVDTLGAMVKEIKPSGRLRLAMLGGYDWATVEGEYAQVHTQAGGVVTGTVVNTHQSTHVHGPALRELKREQAVMEIRLDARTQSAEETRALGIEVGDFISFDPRAELTDAGYLKSRHLDNKAAVAVFLGVTHLLLQTPPARTVAFHVTTYEEVGHGAATGIPPHTDELIAVDMAAVGHGQTSSEHHVTLCVADSGGPYDHALGNRLRGSARRAGLELKVDLYPYYASDGTAAWRAGGDYPVALIGPGVDASHAYERTHTDALDATLRLIVAHVSGS, from the coding sequence ATGTCCGCCACGCCCACCCCTTCCGATTCCGCTGGGTCCACGTCCCTCTCCGATCTGGCCTTTACCCTGGACGTGCTGCTGCGCCTGCTGCGTACGCCGAGCCCCACGGGTTTTACCGAGGCCGCCGTGAGGTTGATCGAGCGCGAACTGGACGCCCTGGGGGTGAGCAGCCACCGCACCAAGAAGGGCGCGCTGACCTGGGAGGTTCCGGGAACCGGTGAGGGGCACGTCGCCTTCAGCGGTCACGTGGATACGCTGGGCGCGATGGTCAAGGAGATCAAACCATCCGGGCGGTTGCGCCTCGCCATGCTGGGCGGCTACGACTGGGCCACCGTGGAGGGCGAGTACGCGCAGGTCCACACGCAGGCGGGCGGAGTGGTAACCGGTACGGTGGTGAACACCCACCAGAGCACCCATGTCCATGGCCCGGCCCTACGCGAACTGAAGCGCGAACAGGCCGTGATGGAGATCCGGCTCGATGCCCGCACGCAAAGTGCCGAGGAGACGCGGGCCCTCGGAATCGAGGTGGGCGACTTCATCTCCTTCGACCCGCGTGCCGAACTGACCGACGCGGGCTACCTCAAGAGCCGCCACCTCGACAACAAGGCCGCCGTCGCGGTGTTTCTGGGCGTCACGCACCTGTTGCTTCAAACCCCCCCCGCGCGGACCGTCGCCTTTCACGTCACCACCTACGAGGAGGTGGGCCACGGCGCGGCCACCGGCATTCCTCCGCACACCGACGAGCTCATCGCGGTGGACATGGCGGCAGTGGGCCACGGTCAGACGAGCAGCGAGCACCACGTCACCCTGTGCGTGGCCGACAGCGGGGGGCCGTATGACCACGCGCTGGGTAACCGCCTGCGCGGGTCGGCGCGGCGAGCGGGGCTGGAGCTTAAGGTGGACCTCTACCCCTACTATGCCTCCGACGGCACGGCAGCCTGGCGGGCGGGCGGCGACTACCCGGTGGCCCTGATCGGCCCCGGTGTGGACGCCAGCCACGCCTACGAACGCACCCACACCGACGCCCTCGACGCCACGCTGCGGCTGATTGTGGCCCACGTAAGCGGGAGCTGA
- a CDS encoding MerR family transcriptional regulator yields MTNTDTGLTQTGLTIGAFARASRLSLKALRLYGELGLLCPAWVDPATGYRFYRPEQLGTARLIGLLRQLDLPLSEIQTLLDAPAFTRPARLNELWGRTEREHGQRRALAQYLIETLQGENTMTQQFQVQERFVPAVRVVTLTQRVYVARLSDYIGEAGSRLAELAGEQASGPAFVLYHGQVNADSDGPVEVCLPVLGALTVPEDVTVREEPAHAEAFVALTRAQFEFPGILRAYDATNAYAREHGECGLLSPREIYPVAWEGLEADDFAGEVAWPFVPQREERGAAK; encoded by the coding sequence ATGACGAATACGGACACCGGCCTCACCCAGACGGGCCTCACCATCGGCGCGTTCGCACGGGCCTCACGCCTGAGCCTCAAGGCCCTGCGGCTGTACGGCGAGCTCGGGCTCCTGTGCCCCGCGTGGGTGGACCCCGCCACGGGCTACCGCTTCTACCGTCCAGAGCAGCTGGGCACCGCGCGGCTCATCGGCCTGCTGCGCCAGCTGGACCTGCCCCTCTCGGAAATCCAGACGTTGCTGGACGCGCCCGCTTTTACCCGTCCCGCCCGCTTGAACGAGCTGTGGGGCCGTACCGAGCGTGAACATGGGCAGCGCCGGGCGCTGGCGCAGTACCTCATTGAAACCCTGCAAGGAGAGAACACCATGACCCAGCAGTTCCAGGTTCAGGAACGCTTCGTGCCCGCCGTGCGGGTGGTGACCCTGACCCAGCGCGTCTATGTGGCCAGGTTAAGCGACTACATCGGCGAGGCGGGCAGCCGGTTGGCCGAGCTGGCGGGCGAGCAGGCATCGGGCCCAGCCTTCGTCCTGTACCACGGCCAAGTCAACGCCGACAGCGACGGCCCGGTGGAGGTCTGTCTGCCCGTCTTGGGCGCGCTGACCGTGCCGGAAGACGTCACGGTGCGCGAGGAACCTGCCCACGCCGAAGCATTCGTGGCCCTGACCCGCGCGCAGTTCGAGTTCCCGGGTATCTTGCGGGCCTACGACGCCACGAATGCCTACGCGAGGGAACATGGCGAGTGCGGTCTGCTGTCCCCCCGTGAGATCTATCCCGTGGCCTGGGAAGGGCTGGAGGCAGACGACTTCGCCGGAGAGGTGGCCTGGCCGTTCGTGCCCCAGAGGGAAGAAAGGGGCGCGGCGAAGTGA
- the rocF gene encoding arginase, with amino-acid sequence MNVNILGIPMDLGAGRRGVDMGASALRNAHLARTLRELGHTVRDLGDVDVALPETLDKHASAGLVFLEPILDACRAASERLQHLPEDVFPITLGGDHSVSMGTVTGNALRGGAAQRTGLIWVDAHTDYNTPETSPSGNIHGMPVAHLTGRGDAHLMGLGGGWTLRPEDVVMIGIRSVDARERELLRDAGIKAYTMKDVDQLGITRITEEALERLSDVTRLHVSFDADALDPTVAPGVGTPVAGGLTYREGHLLMELLSESGRVTSLDIVEVNPVLDTRNQTAEVMVGMAASLLGQRIL; translated from the coding sequence ATGAACGTCAATATTTTGGGCATTCCGATGGATCTCGGCGCGGGTCGCCGGGGCGTGGACATGGGCGCGTCAGCGCTGAGAAACGCACACCTGGCGCGAACCTTACGCGAACTGGGCCATACGGTCCGCGATCTGGGCGACGTGGACGTGGCCCTGCCCGAAACGCTGGACAAGCACGCTTCGGCAGGACTGGTGTTTCTGGAGCCCATTCTGGACGCCTGCCGCGCCGCCTCCGAACGGCTACAGCACCTCCCCGAGGACGTATTCCCCATCACGCTGGGTGGGGACCACTCGGTGAGCATGGGCACAGTGACGGGCAACGCCCTACGCGGCGGCGCGGCCCAGCGCACCGGCCTGATCTGGGTGGACGCCCACACCGATTACAACACGCCTGAAACCAGCCCCAGCGGCAACATCCACGGAATGCCCGTGGCGCACCTCACGGGCCGAGGTGACGCGCACCTCATGGGCCTGGGCGGCGGTTGGACGCTGCGCCCGGAAGACGTGGTGATGATCGGCATCCGCAGCGTGGACGCCCGCGAGCGCGAGTTGCTGCGCGACGCCGGCATCAAGGCCTACACCATGAAGGACGTGGACCAGCTCGGCATCACCCGCATCACCGAGGAAGCCCTGGAGCGGCTCAGTGACGTAACGCGCCTGCACGTCTCCTTCGACGCGGATGCCCTTGATCCCACCGTCGCGCCCGGCGTGGGCACCCCCGTGGCCGGCGGACTGACGTACCGCGAGGGCCACCTGCTGATGGAACTGCTCTCCGAATCGGGCCGCGTGACCAGCCTCGACATCGTGGAGGTCAACCCCGTGCTCGACACCCGCAACCAGACCGCCGAGGTGATGGTGGGCATGGCGGCGAGCCTGTTGGGGCAACGCATCCTCTAG
- a CDS encoding transglutaminase domain-containing protein, translating into MNAFAAHTPYTAPGKYAALLRALPADPRAAAACWRGLTAHYRATPDLPAGREEDKQARWVADILACLLHRSGQPLTQPRTPSERFAGCCRDDALLLVAGLRERGVPARLRIGWAPYLNPDFVHDHVVAEWYGGTHWVRGDPEMDPTRFPFDTMDLPPGTFQTAGEAWLTFRTGTLSPTRYGVAPGLFGGPTMLRDYVIRELAALTGHELLLWDSWGLMHVRFEELSEAQLALLDGVAQACGTEDALTWQRLAAHPDLRVPDEVDTYDFEGGARRTPLRR; encoded by the coding sequence GTGAACGCCTTCGCCGCGCACACCCCCTACACCGCGCCGGGCAAATACGCGGCCCTGCTGCGCGCCCTGCCCGCTGACCCACGGGCGGCGGCGGCATGCTGGCGCGGATTGACGGCCCACTACCGCGCCACCCCGGACCTTCCCGCTGGCCGGGAGGAGGACAAGCAGGCGCGGTGGGTGGCCGACATCCTGGCCTGCCTGCTTCACCGCAGCGGGCAGCCGCTCACGCAACCCCGGACCCCCTCCGAGCGCTTCGCCGGTTGCTGCCGGGACGACGCCCTGCTGCTCGTGGCAGGTCTGCGCGAACGTGGCGTTCCCGCACGCCTCCGCATCGGCTGGGCCCCGTACCTCAACCCGGACTTCGTGCATGACCATGTGGTGGCCGAGTGGTATGGGGGCACGCACTGGGTGCGGGGAGACCCGGAAATGGACCCCACCCGCTTTCCCTTCGACACCATGGACCTGCCGCCAGGCACCTTCCAGACGGCGGGCGAGGCGTGGTTAACCTTCCGCACCGGGACCCTCAGTCCCACCCGGTATGGCGTGGCCCCCGGGCTGTTTGGTGGTCCCACCATGCTGCGCGACTACGTGATACGCGAACTCGCCGCCCTGACCGGACACGAACTGCTGCTGTGGGACAGCTGGGGCCTGATGCACGTGCGTTTCGAAGAGTTGAGCGAGGCGCAACTCGCCCTGCTGGACGGGGTGGCGCAGGCCTGCGGGACGGAGGACGCCCTGACCTGGCAGCGACTGGCAGCGCACCCGGACCTGCGGGTGCCAGACGAGGTGGACACCTACGACTTTGAGGGTGGTGCGCGGCGGACCCCACTGCGGCGCTAA
- the paaI gene encoding hydroxyphenylacetyl-CoA thioesterase PaaI, with protein sequence MGLAQTLGMQVLDASPESTRVRLRVTEAGLNVHGTAHGGLLFSLADEAFAIISNLKAQAVAVETHLSFFRPARPGDELVAVATPERVGRTLATYRVEVRRGEEGEVLALFLGTVSRRAGVS encoded by the coding sequence ATGGGCCTCGCACAGACGCTGGGGATGCAGGTGCTGGACGCCTCACCCGAATCTACCCGCGTTCGCCTCCGGGTTACGGAAGCCGGACTGAACGTGCACGGCACTGCCCACGGTGGCCTGCTGTTCAGCCTGGCGGATGAGGCGTTCGCCATCATCAGCAACCTGAAAGCCCAGGCGGTGGCCGTCGAAACGCACCTCAGCTTCTTTCGGCCCGCCCGCCCGGGCGACGAACTCGTGGCCGTTGCCACGCCCGAGCGGGTGGGCCGCACCCTGGCGACGTACCGGGTGGAAGTCCGCCGGGGCGAGGAGGGTGAGGTACTCGCCCTCTTTCTGGGCACGGTGTCACGGCGAGCGGGGGTGAGTTGA
- a CDS encoding S41 family peptidase, whose translation MNANPRRASALRPSVFLAVSFLLSSGPFAPATLAQSSSDPSPAQAAFNEVNELLQGEYGGLSKVDRTALTREYQAKLDAACEAVSAPCPVDKAYPVLEAEVNALGDEHSFFQTPEDFQDFMASATGGNRRQFGVKLARLDGENRVVLEVVPQSSAEEAGLQRGDLLVRLDDKPYTYDALRAARLDGRSITLSVERQGQPLTLTLASRESSTRDLPRLSFTGAANNVAVLRIPTFLAGGGVAQRVHDLVGEARRRGTQGLIVDLRGNTGGSLSECDSSVSAFVPTFTRMARGPEGNSRTLVSRGARMEDGHNAGGVRNPQLWTGPVDVLVDEGSASCSEFFAYEIQYAGRGPIIGQATAGVGNTATRVFPVGEDAALQLTILNYAKPDGQPYPVRVTPDRLRAQTEDDIRALTRGQDPLLALGVEALTTAPTIAQDRVRP comes from the coding sequence ATGAACGCGAATCCGCGCCGCGCCTCGGCCTTGCGCCCGTCGGTATTTCTGGCCGTTTCCTTTCTCCTCTCCTCCGGGCCGTTTGCGCCCGCAACGCTCGCGCAAAGCTCTTCAGACCCCTCACCTGCCCAGGCGGCCTTCAACGAGGTCAATGAACTGCTGCAGGGCGAATACGGTGGCCTGTCAAAGGTGGACCGCACAGCCCTGACGCGCGAGTACCAGGCCAAACTGGACGCCGCGTGTGAGGCCGTCTCCGCTCCCTGTCCTGTTGACAAGGCCTACCCGGTGCTGGAAGCCGAGGTGAACGCCCTGGGCGACGAGCACAGCTTTTTCCAGACGCCCGAGGACTTCCAGGACTTTATGGCGAGCGCCACGGGCGGCAACCGCCGGCAGTTTGGCGTGAAGCTCGCGCGCCTGGACGGCGAGAACCGGGTGGTGCTGGAAGTGGTGCCGCAAAGTTCCGCCGAGGAGGCGGGATTGCAGCGCGGCGACTTGCTGGTGCGGCTGGACGACAAGCCCTACACCTATGACGCCCTGCGTGCCGCCCGTCTGGATGGGCGCAGCATCACGCTGAGCGTGGAGCGGCAGGGCCAGCCCCTGACCCTGACCCTGGCTTCTCGCGAGAGCAGCACCCGGGACCTGCCCCGGCTGAGCTTTACCGGCGCGGCGAACAACGTGGCCGTGCTGCGCATTCCTACCTTCCTGGCGGGCGGCGGCGTGGCCCAGCGCGTGCATGACCTGGTGGGCGAGGCGCGGCGGCGTGGGACGCAGGGCCTCATCGTGGATCTGCGCGGCAACACGGGCGGCAGCCTCAGCGAGTGCGACAGCTCGGTCAGCGCCTTTGTGCCCACCTTTACCCGGATGGCGCGCGGGCCCGAGGGCAACAGCCGCACGCTGGTCAGCCGGGGCGCGCGGATGGAAGACGGCCACAACGCCGGGGGCGTCCGCAATCCACAGCTGTGGACGGGTCCCGTGGACGTGCTGGTGGACGAGGGCAGCGCGTCTTGCTCGGAATTCTTCGCGTATGAGATCCAGTATGCCGGACGCGGCCCCATCATCGGACAGGCGACGGCAGGTGTGGGCAACACGGCCACCCGCGTTTTCCCCGTGGGTGAGGACGCCGCGCTGCAACTCACGATCCTGAACTACGCCAAGCCCGACGGCCAGCCCTACCCGGTGCGCGTGACGCCCGATCGTCTGCGCGCCCAGACCGAAGACGATATCCGCGCCCTGACGCGGGGTCAAGACCCGCTCCTGGCGCTGGGCGTGGAGGCGCTGACGACGGCACCCACGATTGCGCAGGACCGGGTGAGGCCGTAG